A window of the Egibacter rhizosphaerae genome harbors these coding sequences:
- a CDS encoding SRPBCC family protein: MTRTDVASRTVTAPPDRVYATLMDPEAMLQWLPPSGMTARFERFDARPGGGYRMVLTYADASGAPGKATADSDVVDVRFVELMPGVRVVQAVDFASDDPAFAGTMTMTWELVAADDGTRVEIRAEDVPDGISAADHAAGLASSLSNLAAYVDR; encoded by the coding sequence ATGACACGCACGGATGTTGCGTCGCGGACCGTCACCGCACCGCCCGACAGGGTCTACGCCACGCTCATGGACCCCGAGGCGATGCTGCAGTGGCTGCCGCCGTCCGGGATGACTGCCCGGTTCGAACGCTTCGACGCGCGGCCCGGGGGTGGGTACCGGATGGTTCTGACCTACGCCGATGCCTCAGGGGCGCCGGGCAAAGCCACCGCCGACTCAGACGTGGTCGACGTCCGCTTCGTGGAACTGATGCCAGGCGTCCGCGTCGTCCAAGCCGTCGACTTCGCGTCTGACGATCCCGCGTTCGCGGGCACGATGACCATGACGTGGGAGCTGGTCGCAGCGGACGACGGTACCCGTGTCGAGATCCGCGCCGAGGACGTCCCTGACGGCATCTCGGCCGCGGACCATGCCGCCGGGCTCGCCAGCTCATTGTCCAACCTCGCCGCCTACGTGGACCGGTAG
- a CDS encoding DUF5996 family protein, producing the protein MPAPVWPALPLEEWHAPKETLHRYAQIVGKVRLDLVPFQNHWWHVTLHVATRGFSTGPMPSGDKTVEITFDFVDHRLVVTVDDGTVEWFDLVDGLACADFYHQLLATLDRVGVHPQVHPEPFDLDSPAFPNDRQHHAYDPEWVARYWQVLQRIQWVFVEFAGRFNGKQAPVQLFWHSFDLAFQRFSGRPAPPRAGADPVTAEAYSHEVISFGFWPGDTHTPYPAFYSYTAPEPRGLTEQPLAPDTAVWQPTGGSALLPYDDVRTASEPRAALLAFLDSAYQAGATTAGWDLDALATQADPDRKNH; encoded by the coding sequence ATGCCCGCCCCGGTCTGGCCGGCGCTCCCGCTTGAGGAGTGGCACGCCCCGAAGGAGACGCTGCACCGCTACGCCCAGATCGTCGGCAAGGTGCGCCTCGACCTGGTCCCGTTCCAGAACCACTGGTGGCACGTGACCTTGCACGTGGCAACCCGAGGCTTTTCCACCGGACCGATGCCGTCGGGCGACAAGACGGTGGAGATCACCTTCGACTTCGTCGATCACCGGCTGGTGGTCACCGTCGACGATGGCACCGTCGAGTGGTTCGACTTGGTGGATGGGCTCGCGTGCGCGGACTTCTATCACCAGCTGCTGGCGACCCTCGACCGGGTGGGGGTGCACCCGCAGGTGCATCCCGAGCCGTTCGATCTGGACTCGCCCGCCTTCCCCAACGACCGGCAACACCACGCCTACGACCCCGAGTGGGTGGCGCGCTACTGGCAGGTGCTGCAACGCATCCAGTGGGTGTTCGTCGAGTTCGCGGGACGCTTCAACGGCAAGCAGGCGCCAGTGCAGCTGTTCTGGCACAGCTTCGATCTCGCGTTCCAGCGCTTCTCCGGCCGACCCGCACCACCGCGCGCGGGCGCAGACCCCGTCACCGCGGAGGCCTACTCGCACGAGGTGATCAGCTTCGGGTTCTGGCCCGGCGACACCCACACCCCCTACCCGGCGTTCTATTCCTACACCGCGCCCGAGCCCCGCGGGTTGACCGAACAGCCGCTGGCTCCTGACACCGCTGTCTGGCAGCCCACCGGCGGCAGCGCCCTCTTGCCCTACGACGACGTCCGCACCGCCTCCGAGCCGCGAGCTGCGTTGCTGGCCTTCCTCGACAGCGCCTACCAAGCCGGCGCCACCACCGCGGGCTGGGACCTCGACGCGCTCGCCACACAGGCTGACCCCGACCGCAAGAACCACTGA